Below is a genomic region from Belonocnema kinseyi isolate 2016_QV_RU_SX_M_011 chromosome 4, B_treatae_v1, whole genome shotgun sequence.
TGGGTTCGAATACGCAACCATAAGAAAGGTTTATACTTAGCACAACATTTTAATATCGCTGATTGAGCCGCAATTGGGGATTTGGCAAGCCTTTTGCCGGTAAATCAGAGAAATTTATGATACGGTcgattttcgtaaataattgagATTAAGAAACAGATCTGAGTACGGCCCCATCAAATCAACCGAAATCACAGGATTCTAGAAATCGGCATTATGAGTCGTGTTTATTGGCAGCCAATAATGGTTTCCGACGAGTTGAGGATATCCCTATACACAATTGAACAAAACATCGGTGCTCGATTTCACAGCGCCATAAGGAACATTTCCCTCGCGATTCTCACGGTTTCCGGAAATGAACTGATCATTTGACTAATTATCCGCGTACTTTTCCATCATTCTGGCGAGCTTACTCTTTCGCCAATACCATGCGAGAAATATGTCTTTATGTCTTATTAAAATTCCATActctccattataatattttactcccggcataatttaaaacatatatttagcCATAGTATGTTTTACACCAAGCCATTTTTCCGATTATATGATCTCTATTTTCGCAAGCTTATAATAGATTAATATATATGCGCGTATGATGATATAAgcttaatatttataattgttgCGTAGTAATCTTGATGCCTTTctctattttatcaaattctcacTTGCCAAATCacgataattaaaatttatatattttaaaattaagcagaGGAATAAGCATTTTCGTTAATACAAATGTCAATACTCATTTTTACCTTCTCATCATAAGGAGAAGGTATTAGGTGAGAGTGGGGAGTTTTTAGCCGGAGGGAGTTGTGCGTAACGTCGATTTTCAAAGGTAAGTTTGTGCGAAACATTACTTCGGCCATTggttttttacacaaaaaatatttggatggACATCCAGTGTGTCCATGACGATGCGGCTATTTTTATTAAGTCCGATTTTTGTACTTTTCTTAAGGCGCTAAGGTATTTCGATTTATTTAAGTACAATTTGAGtccttcatttaattttattcattttttcggaatttttaagaaattacatttttttgaaatgtttttatttttttatattttctatttgctTTAGAATTATGCTAATTTTTATCTTCTATAACTTTCATAATGGCACGCTTTTGCCCAGGGCAGGGTAttctgccctggctgccctacgacctactttcagggcagtacgtGCGAGCTtagccagaccacccctttctttaggggtcctttgttagaaaatgggaaaaaatgtaagattaaaaaattttttattttgcaatcagtgacttaaaagtaatatacttggaatctacgtattttgtcgattccaaaaacatgtaatttgtctGTGAAGGTTGAACTTtcgagaagtatttagtattaaattgaatgttaagctcatgtttttttttatattaaactccttcaaattttcaacttttctaggcaagcaatatatcattggaatcagaaaaattcgtagatgctgataatgctattttcaaatcgctagttaaaaaattagaagttttaaaatttccttactttgacatatCTGGGGACAAAAGACCCTttctggagtaagctcactcacactaagatacatgaatggaccgaaaagtagtagaaaaaattaagtcgagtggagcctgaccatacttGAAAagtaagcaaaaagtttgccgaccactggcgCAACTGGAGGTAAATACACTAGAGACGCTTTGCCGAACGTTTCGGGGATACCCTCTTTGGCCTTTACGGTAAATCAGGACTTTTCTAGACCGTAAACAATCAGGGTCGCTTGAACCATTCTTGTTGCAGTTTtctcctaaaaatatattttccaatctAACCTTATCAAAAATTCGACTTACGATGCCTGTAGAGCAGGTCGTAAATCGTGATTGCTTACATAGGGTAGAAAACTCAATTGCGGACCCAATCCACAGGCATTTAAGTCGAATTTCAATTATCGGTGTGATGAAAAATGATATGCATGATGAGAGTCGGGGTAACAAATTCGTGTGATATCTGACATCACTTAGCTCGGGAacctaacttcacactcgtgcgATCGTTGCCTTTCGACTCTGGTGacgcaatatactatttttggtatttttgctATTTTGGTTTAATAATATCATAATGAACTGTAAATGAAACTTTAAGATGACCACTAAcgcaaatttaagagaaaattccgGGTTTGCGCTTGAAAATCAAACTGACAACTAGTTTCACTTCCTTTATAAGCTCATATtgatttgaaaactttgaaacttCCTTTCGCTTTTCTGCGACATTTTTGCAACTTGTTTTTGGCTTTTTGTAACGCATAAGCATAACTGCGCCTAACCGAAACACTGACATGTGAAGTTACTCCGCTAACTTTGCAGCGCCTCTCTCTCCGCCCCGTTAGATCGCTTTATCCGTTATAATATCGGGTACCTGTTAAGCGATATTTCAGTATACATATTGTCGAGCGAAGAGAgtgtctcagagtttcactgtactttattttaaattcttctaaatcctatagtttaaaattgtttaaattcaaattgatttcaaatggatatctaaattcttaattttgttactttttcAACTTAAATCGAATAATTTTCCTGTATCTTCATAATGAAAGCGCATTTTACctgaaaaatatgtatattaaatgaTATGTATGTTACTACTGAATCCATAAAATACTAAAGATAAATTTAGTCATtttatatgtattattttttgtagcAGTTGTCTCTTATCTtgctttatttaaatgattatttttcattgaaaataaattctcttaTTCATAGAGTTTCCACTTAAATGTCGACTGTTATAGTGCGATAACGTTAAACTAAATCTTGATATTCTCGTAACAGgacaatttttggttatttaacaTTCAATATTCTTACACAACCTCCCCATATCTCGTAAGCAACGTTTTATCTCTGTAAACAAAtagtaaagtgaaattttattttcgggtaaaagaaaagtttcaaaatctgtGAAGTTGTAACCTAAGAATTCGTTGATAATTGACTCAAAATTGGCAGTCTTTTTAAGATACAATTTTTTGACCCACATTGAGAAACTCAATATTTTGGAAGAacgtttcaatttttcaattgaaccGACAATTATGTTTCTTATCGCAATCCACAGCCGAGCTTGCTCCAACTTGTAAACTTCTTTTTTACCTTCAAATGTTTGTTTCGATTTTGTATAATGTTTTTTAGCTCTgttaaaaaattccgattttgttggttatctattAGTTCTGAACTGCTACCCTTCAGTTATATATTTTGCACTGTTGCGTAATTGAATGTAGGATTTTAGACTTTTATTAAATTCCCATTTTTACAGGTTTTAAAATGCTAGACAACCTATTAATGGCCATTTCTTCAGTAATTAGTCTCAACACACAATGATCCAGAAAATTGATACTGACATTCAAAAGAAGCTGACGGAAGATTAAATTCAAGATCAATGCAGGAAtataaaatcaagaatattagaaaataaatcacAATTAcaagaacatttaattattatgtcaTGTAACAATCGTCGGGAAAGTACCGCTTGTTACCAACATAAAGATATTTATATTGAACACCATAAGTCATTGGGACGATGAATGAACTGAAAGATATATTTGGAACTATCTCCAACAAAGTGATGTTTAAAAGGGAAGGAGAATTATTTTTACCATATCCTTAGAAGACTTTCCAataggagttttaaaaaaatacaaaaaacaaaaattccacaAATGCCGTAAAtcgattaaaaacattttacgaAATTCAAGATTGAACTTAGTTATATCTAATTCTGTAAAAATGTTTCTGTTGACTTCTATATTCCACCGAAGTACCTTCACGTTTATGGCACTCATATTGTTACTATATTTCTTATTCATGGATATTATGCTATATTTCCGAGTACATAATTACTCGATTAAGCCCAGTGATCACAAGCCTCAATATGAAGGATGGATCGCGTGTTATTATGATCCTCTGTGCGTGGTGACCGTGAAAGGCCTAATGTCAGATCATCCCAACTATTACCTACTTAGTCCACTTGCCGCTGTTGTAAATCAGGCGATTAGAATCAGTGATTGCGAGTGGATTTCGCCAAATCTAATCAGCGGATGCCACGTGTTGGTAGCTATTGCAGCTGGGAAATGTGCCTCAAGTAATTCCCTTTCAGAGAGGCGACTTGCcgtattactttttgaaattagaaCATGGTTGGATGATTTGGATGGTCACGTAGCTAGAAAGAGGAAGCATATTGACGGAGAGTATTCCGATGTTGGGTCGATTGGATACTTCGTAGATGGAATCTGTGATGCAGTTGGTTGCATAGCCTTGATGATTGGAATTTTCTGCTACTTTCAGAGAAATGTAGCAGGAAGAGGTTATGAGAAACTTCGTAATGTCTGGCCTCTGGTGGATGCTCGAGAAATCGACAAAGAGACTGTGTATAGGAGACGAAGACACCGCAATGTGATCCGGACAGTGATCCTCTTCGCCGGGTACCTTTTGGTCAGCAGCATCGGCTGGAATCGTTATATTTCTCTCTATCAAGATTTGTTGGAGAATGACAAGGTTTTTTCTTCCATTTCTAGGGATGAATTGTTTGCTAGACAAGCGAAAGTTATGCAGTCTAATTCCTTTTGGGCTATGTCGACAGCCTGGAAGCTGATCAATTTTCATATTGCTTTGGACTATTTGCTGTTGGCAATGTTCCTGGATAGACTCTGGGAATATATGAGAACGTTGCGTTGGCTTGGATACATAATTGTCTTTGTGGTTATCTATTTCACCGAGTTCCACTTCCTTGAATCATATGCTTTCATTCGAAGAACGTCTGCGACGTCTGAGCTTCTGACTTCAGAAATATTGTACGCATGGAATGAGACAAGCGTTCACTGATAATAGTTAAGTACGCCTgctatttttaaatatgcttatATTGGAATGGATGAAATTATATTCATTTACAATAAGTATTAGTGTTGCCAACAaatttcttagtcaaaaattaggcaaaaagtttggataaaaaatgtattattgttgaataattgtacaaaaaatgcaactatgcTTACCTCTGCAGCTTAATTTATGCCACCGGTTTACACCAAATGTTAATTAAACGCCTGCGCAGTAACATATTANNNNNNNNNNNNNNNNNNNNNNNNNNNNNNNNNNNNNNNNNNNNNNNNNNNNNNNNNNNNNNNNNNNNNNNNNNNNNNNNNNNNNNNNNNNNNNNNNNNNAATTCTGTGACATCGCGAatagttttgaaagtttttcccTTCATGTCATCGCTGACTTTTTAATTATCTAGACTAAGTacgtaaaatctaaaaaatcattCCAGACATcgaaaatttctgcaatttttgtCATGATTATGTTGTacaagacttctggttaaaatgTAGTAGCAACGTCTTGATACATTAGGCTGTAGGGGTGAGCACAGGTAATAAAATCCAGTTCTTAATACAAAACATGATtatattaagtttcaaattaatgagtatatcgtatttttctgaaatacacGTCGAGAATATAtattaacacacacacacaaatctgaaaaattgcacctgcacccagcgaaatcgcggtaaaatttcagccacaaccacgtctcccgaccgtgagatgggtggttacagtctgtaacggaatcaatacgatgatccggcaaaagtttcgtgcaccctaagaacacggagcaaccCTTAGGACTACCGCCTTCCGCATTTTTgacgcaagtgttttagcatattgttgacacgcagggatgctttttagactattaacgagtgaaagcttggcaccttcaagagcgccgatgataaggacgattagtttaacagaatattccgggtacaatcgttgcaactcccttataaggtctcgatacctctctttcttttcattctccttggttatgatgtttttgtcagctggtgccgaaaattcgataacgaacatggttcgcttctcgaagtcaagaagaaccatgtcaggcctcgagtgggcaacagaaacaattgtcgaaaatataaagttccagtatatgcggcaattcccattctcgacaattgactcgatttccctaggcgcatttagaggagcgatattaaagttaatgccgtaagagtgacagagatggtaataaagaactcttagtgccgcattgtgcctttggatgtaggttgttcccgcatgagttggacaactagatagtgtgtGAGTTAAATGattggggtgtgcatggcacgccccgcagctatcatcgggaatgtcttggctcgaaATTTGACgaaggtatgttaaggtggaaatgacaccgtcttggcatgccaaaatgaaatctTCCATACCAGGCTTCAATACGGGTgacttaaggaaagcaaaagttagctcacacgacattgactgatcctctacatttctgtggaagataccgtgcatcctcttatcgaggagttgttcacgaaagtttttctcttgtgctttctcaatccTGGCTTTTAGGagagagtactcgagatagataagatttgatgcattttgctcacccctaatactgaagttaggCCCAAgtttttcagcagcctcctccgctgctttgtagagaaacgctcctttgcccatttcttcgtgcttcctcaaaggtgaccttgttagttgtcacacgattttttccagatgagatagtaaatctggttttccaaagcagcactattgacactgaaaaattcttaaaatgattatatttgaaaaaatcatatttacgtggtagagagtaGAAGATTTGAGAGATTAAGGGtttcagcccaaaaatcagatactctatTCACAatggaaaattttccaaaagattaCTTTGTGAGAAAGTCATACCTATGTGGTGGAGAGGGGAcaattttagacgttaagggttggagcacaAAAATCGGAGAGGTTATTTttgaggaacccaaaaatcatagagtctactgacactagaaatttcttaaaaaggttATTTAGGGACAATTTTATATCTACCAAgtagagagaggttgattttagaCCTCAAGGGTTGGAGCGCAAAAATCAAGGAGGGTATtattgaggagcccaaaaatcatagactttATTGAAACTAGAAcattcttaaaaagattattttgtgacAATTTCATGtctgcgtggtagagaggggttgattttacactttaagggttaaagcccaaaattCGGAAACGGTAGTTTCcaggagcccgaaaatcagagacactattgacactgaaaaattcttaaaatgattctgtttgacaaagtcatatctacgtggtagagagtggTAGATTTTAGAGATTAAGAGTTTCAGCGCAAACATCAGATactctattgacactggaaaattttcaaaaagattatcttGTGCgaaagtcatatctacgtggtggagagGGGTTAATTtcagacgttaagggttggagccgaaaaatcggagagggtatttttgaggaactcaaaaatcatagactctactgacactagaaatttctttaaaaggttATTTAgggacaatttcatatctacaaAGTAGAGAGAGATTGATTTTAGTTCTCAAGGGTTGGAGCACAAAAATTAAggagggtattttcgagaagcacacaaattagagactccattgacactgaaaaattctcaaaaaggctactttttacaatttcttatttacgtggtagagagttTTTCTCCTACacttctgaattgtatgatttcatatttcaaccacagactataaatgcctaaatgcagaaccTCTTAGagcacttttttcgaaaaatggcctggttcttgttttattgcagttaattgaaaattgatgcatttgttgctcctgggaagtagcaaacgttcgtgggccctctggctggctatggaacagcgggtggtctagagtgtcattttttcgacgatacttaaaacatcgtaaacctaggatcaAGCCGAGagtttagattgagtgcctgtcatgcctcactcaactttcctattgttagagattacagtcggttgaaagaaatcagaaaatttagaaattagcaaatattaaggaattccattttaatactgtgcattcggttcattacataacgataagacgattaaaaaaagaaagaagaaaatcggttaatccgttcaatttctggacacaccttttttctctcttctccgattgtaagacaaaaaatactgaaagaaaaagatgatgcgcccaaaattggaaactgttgaatgggaaaagtatgaaatttacattaattaattaattaattcattcattcatttactcattcatttattcattcattcatttcattattttaatttcatggtggcaagtttaaattgaagactctgcaatcatagagaatcagaattgatgaactattttgcctcaagattcacatcatttggttcaatttcattgcttttcattcgaaaaattaaaatattattaacagaaagcggaggaatcttctttttcgagttggggacctagccatagaattgtaaaattaaatggcacaatgtgtactgtttatactatgttaaaatttaataaatattataaatatatttccaatcgatttacaagatggagtgtttgcgaaataaatccatactaatacattttattttcaccTCTCCTCCCACAACGCcccaaatatgagccaaaaataaaaaaaatacatttttacgttcatgattaataattttcagaaaatatccgtcgtctttttcatacaaataattattagtggacaatttgaatatttcccattacttttaaaaaaaatttcaattgtttacagaaatgtaaattatttaaacaattatttaatcccaaaaaatggaacaaacaatcgtattttctggttgaaatgtaAACAtttgtcattctttggagtagcacatttttctaaaaacattatatcatcatttaagcaatagggttgtttcgcgattttagataaaataattttttaatacataattttactctgaatcgaaggtgcgttgtatatttttttctcttgtatcgttcagcagaaaaaaaattattaaaaatcgaaggcggtaaaacacttatttaaattggtgtcacgtgactcagaggttctcatcattatctatcaatgtgactatttgaaactcatgataaagaggttaggccacgatCTGTTGCCAATTCagactatttttatttgacagctttatttgttaaggattatgtgacaaaaaaagttatccttttgtaatatttggttaAGCAGTCAGTAttatgttgaaggaaaacagtaagtgcaattattaatacatttaaaaatcttacatATTTACGAATCGTTCAGTAAACGTGACTACAGTTAAGTACTTCTTCAATGAATTCTTTCCACATAcgataaatatatctattttcggcagattttctctattggtttttacgaaaccctcctttgacattttttttttaaacaatattttgcgacttctattttcgatgtgcacat
It encodes:
- the LOC117171451 gene encoding ceramide phosphoethanolamine synthase — translated: MFLLTSIFHRSTFTFMALILLLYFLFMDIMLYFRVHNYSIKPSDHKPQYEGWIACYYDPLCVVTVKGLMSDHPNYYLLSPLAAVVNQAIRISDCEWISPNLISGCHVLVAIAAGKCASSNSLSERRLAVLLFEIRTWLDDLDGHVARKRKHIDGEYSDVGSIGYFVDGICDAVGCIALMIGIFCYFQRNVAGRGYEKLRNVWPLVDAREIDKETVYRRRRHRNVIRTVILFAGYLLVSSIGWNRYISLYQDLLENDKVFSSISRDELFARQAKVMQSNSFWAMSTAWKLINFHIALDYLLLAMFLDRLWEYMRTLRWLGYIIVFVVIYFTEFHFLESYAFIRRTSATSELLTSEILYAWNETSVH